aaaattacattgttataatatatggtgtaaaagagtggtgttacgactctttaagatagaatttaaactgtgagtggtgtAACGACCTGACTTtgaatgtccctaaccgtctgaagagctcttgtcctgggcttctatatatatgattgtgtcctttggagtgggtggttgtagtagtggctaagctCGGTCATGAGTAGATCGCGGATTTGTATGCacttaaaagtattgaaatatgccatataatatgcagtaaaaatcatgaaaatatgcaaaaaatatgcagtaaaaatcatgaaaatatgcaaaaaatatggagtcaaaatcataaaaatatgtaaaaaatatgcaaaatttttttatttatttaaaatttacaatacaacttataataattaattacttaaataggtacttcatgaaaaaaaatttagggaattttctgaaaaacttaatttatttttaaaattttatttattattaaaatgaataatcatgTGCATTTCAAGTTTTTCTTCTGTGAAGCTGTATCGTTTAtcggttaacatatttttaaagactGAGAACGAACGTTCGACGTCAACCGAAGTTATTGGGTTATATTTGAAGCAACTTAGTATTGTCGGGTCTTCATAAAGATCTTCGAGCTGAACATTACCTAACCGACTGACACAGCAAGAGCGATTAAGTTTACGTCGTAATcgattatttatctaataaaggtttaaataaatatatatatacatattattatttagtaactatgaaatttagttttaatttttctacttggcaaaatattattttatacatttttttaaattttcgcttcaatatgcaataaattttgaattttgccaaaatatgcaaaaaaaaatttctccaTTAGCTTCAAATTATGTAgtcatatagtcatatagtcatgagacagagttcgggtctcgtatttggtatgctggtcgactcgtatcctTCGTATGGGTGTTGGCTTTCCAAGAAAGATACGTGTGACGacaccttctatagtttaattgttttctctaagcttttgcaacgacctctacacgttatactatactaattgccttattagttatagtgtcaaatattattaaaaacgtgaggcgcgctgtacatagttaatatatgactacttaatacgtgggtacgtaacaataatttgcacattttcgtgatttttacctacgtgttttgtcaagatttgaactttaaatgcttataatataaaattgtgactggattttaaatatttttcaaatttcattgtaacaatatatcaggtgCATTGTattagttgtattttaatttttaaactttttacctaacaaataactttttattgacattcatagaaaaaaaactaaaaaaggtgggtatgagggtgtcgctctgctgtacaataggttaaaAATTGGTAACTGTgtgtatcataaataatatcgatggctaagaggccaaaagttgtatgtcccaaacattaaattttaaaggaaagtagttttaagattttaaattattctacaccaaaacatttgtgttgtagatttttgttttttggtgttGCGactgatttatttgtaaaatattctgtagattacataaattattacttttaggtcttaaaattttttttcaacgtaattataatgttttttttaaatttaaatgggacTTGTTATGAatggctattataatatatttttaccgtggACATATAAGGTTTTGATGGACATATTAAcggttgttaatttaatataaactctaatttatttattatataaatagttaaaatgtacgtaagactaatttttttgatataaaaatttgatttatttatataattgcagtaaaaaagtaaaaaatataaaaaatattgcaattttttattgaatgtaaaaaataataaagtagaatttttcatcaaatttttattcaaataaaacccgtgtttaatgatattttatgctaattgaagatatcatattatttagtgtaatttaaaattaaaaattttgattatttgaaataatacgtccggacatattcattttttataaatagataaacaaattcaatattatctaaaacataACACGtccaaaattgaatgtattgtttttgacaaaagtaaCAAGTCCGGACTTGTTATATTTGTCCGCTAGATATTtagatcatgttaaaatatttattgtatgtctCATTAAATTAGGACCTGTTATATGTGTGCACTAAAAAAAACCTATCTTgcactaaaaacacaaaaattaaagtataaataaaacatgttttaattatgatattgactTGTAATGTTTTACCGAATCAAAATGACGACCCAGATAAACCCTATGGAgtaataaaacgattttgaagAAAATTGGACTTACAACTTTGGCCTCTTAGCCATCGATATAAGAACTTATGACTAGACaatttagtgatacgtttttaaggttatatggggccaatattgttatgataattgataaatgataataaataacataaatgattaattagtaataattaacgatctatattattctatattctaattaaaactaattatgtACGCAAAGTTTAAAGTAATTTGAGTATTCCAATTTCAATTTAcaagcataaaaataaaaataaaaatttgaaattgacaaatattgtaaacagtttTTGGACAAAGCCCCATATCTTTCTATCTTTACGTTCTGTCTTCCCCAAAAAAACACACGGCCCCATATGAAACTGGTATGGGCATGCCCTATGCATTCTTATATAATCTATGATTTGTATATGTTCGCGCCGGGTACGGTACAATAATAGACCGTGCGGCCAGTGCCGCAACTACCACCAGGGCAAGCAGGGCAAAGCCCTGCCAGAGGgcccaaattaatttttcaaagggGGCCCATAATGGGTGgatcctattattatttttccgggtttttgattttgtaaaaatgtattttgaattgaaatattttaaatattaaatattaaggaGTTCATAATCGATAAGTAATAATGCGGTAAACATAGACCTtatgcttaaataataatttagattttaggcaCAAACTATGAAAAGTCTGTGGTATAAGTATAAGGTCTTTGGCGGCAAATCAATTTCACAGATTTATTCTGTGATAAAAgattaatgatgaaaaaatcACCGATCATCTTGGCGTTGGCTACACTGAATACTCAGTTTGTCTTATAAACCAAAGCATTATTCTGTGACCAAAGTAAGCACCACTAaagtgcaaaataaaaatagaataaaaatatctcttttgtttacatttaggtacctacatacaaaataataattcaccaaTTATCTTCCGAACTAACCTTTATGGCTTATGCCTCtatgtgttttaaattatttcaaatttataatcacCAAGTTACTActaggtacttttaattttcacttttcATTGAATAGTTTGCattgctaataaaaaaatacttttattaatcattgctgttaatactttaatacttgacttataagttattttaatcatatttacaATGTCAAAATATCTCAGTGGTTCAGCAAAAAGGAAAATGAGAATAAAAAAAGATGAAGAAATAAAGAAGTTGAGAGGTTCATTAAATATGTTTGTagtaaaaaacaatttggaTAATGCTGGTAagtggtaaatatatattattaaatactgggTGGTTGTTAAAATTCCTGAAGTTAAGATTTTCTTAAGACGAAGGTCGTTTACTAAAAACTTAGTTTACTATTTACACATTTACCTAGTAATAACATTACATTCTGCATAcaactgtaaataatatgatgtgaatatgtgatatttttttaaatattttagttgacaAGTGtgccaaaaatgtaattattaaaacaaataaaaatactgatgtgGAATCGTCTGGGACTTGTGATGATACTGAGCCAGACATATTTGATAATCAAGGTAGGAACCtaaattaaacttttcaaaattattaaaatttaaaaatgtaaactatacAAAAAACTATGAGGATAAACACATCATATTCAATAggtagaataatttataattatgttgatatttattacttaGTGATTTAAGTATAGTTTTAGcatactttttttgtttataatttgcaatttccatttgttgtttaatttattatattgatatacctatGTAGGTGCCTAAACTATAGTTGTTCacttcttcataatattatcattataaattgttatgaacattttagtttattgtattttataaagtgaTTTTTTTGCTTTTAGTCGATAACTTTTCCACCaacttaattagtaaaataaatgaaaatactgaTTTGGAATCGTCTGTGACTTGTGATGATACTGAGCCAGACATATTTGATAAACCAGGTAGGAACCtaaattaaacttttcaaaattattaaaatgtaaaaatgtaaactaggtgaaaatgaaaataatgaagtaGAATCGTCTGACACTTGTGATGTTACTGAGTCAGGCATATTTGATAAACCaggtaggtaaaatatatttctcaaaatacctatagttttcttaaaacttaaactaaactgaataaattaataatcataataattacatctatttcaattgatattaaatgtaaaaagatATTCATATAGCTGTTAAACAGTTTTGATATTCATTACctatcttataatatgtatagtaaattttgttttatttataggttTAGATTTAACAAATGATTATCCAACTGACCGTGGACATTTTAAAGAGTTTGATACTGTAAAATCTGATTTGAAGAGAAGTATTTTATTGCATGGACCATGTAAACCAACCAACATAGAATTTCCCTATAGCCCTGATGGAAAAGGCATCCTTAGACGTTTTTCAGCACAGTTTTATCACAAAACTACAAATACAGGACTATGTATACCCAGAATATGGTTATGCTATTCAGTCATTTTAGATTGTGCATACTGTGAAGTATGTTGGCTTTTCGCTGATAGgcaaaatagaaattttaaaataaattggataTTAGGAATTAATGATTGGCACCATATTGGAGAAAAAATTGGAGCACATGAAATTTCTCAACAACATATTCAAGCCACTGAAGTCCGAGTACGCTGGTTAAAAAACGAAACTATAGACAAACATATggaagataaaattattaaagaagcTAGTTTTTGGAGAAATGTTTTAATTAGAttagtcaaaattattttatttttaactgcgGGGAATACTGCTCTCCGAGGAAACGAAaacagtaaaactaaaataaataatacagaaGGAAACTTTATCAGGACTGTAAGGCTAATGGCAGATTTTGATCctgttttaaataatctattgaataatgaaaataataaaataaaatacctgagttggaaaattcaaaatgaattaattcatttattatcctcagaagtattaaatatattagcaAACGAAGTAAAAAgatctaaatattattcaataatagtagATTCGACACAAGATATAACAAAAATTGATCAATTGAGTGTTATACTGCGTTATGTTGTTTTAAACTAtgaaacaaaatcatttgaaGTAAAAGAATCTTTTTTTGGGTTTTTTGAATTAGAGAACCATGGCTCAAAGGATTATGAAAATCTTATTTATGATGTGTTGAAAAAGTACAATTTAGACATCCAAAATTGTCGTGGCCAGGGTTATGATGGTGCAGCAGTAATGAGTGGAGCTTATTCAGGAGTGCAACAAAGAATATCTTCTACCGTGTCGAATGCACATTATGTACATTGCTGCGCACATAACCTTAACTTGGTGATTTGTGATGCAGCCAAATCGACGCAAGTTGCAACTAActtttttacaacattacaaactatattcaatttttttagttctagTTGTCCTAGATGGGCATCACTTGCATTTGGTGATGACACTGCCAAAACAATTAgacttaaagtattaaaaaaagtttgtccTACTCGCTGGGAGGCTAGGCATTCATCAGTATCAGCATTAAAACAAAGGTATATAGaagttataaaatcattaacatATATGAGTTTATCAAGTAGTAAAGTAGATGAAAAACATATggcaatttcaattaaaaaaaaaatagaatcttttgaatttttacttatGTTATGTTTGTGGGAACGAGTATTGCGTCCTTTGCATGGTATCTCTAAACTTTTGCAGAAGCAAGACATTGACCTCCAGAAAGCATTAGATAGATTGACTGATGCCTATACTTGTATGCAGCAACTAAGGAATGACTATTGTAGTGTAGTTGAAAATGCAAGCAACCTGGCAATTAAATGGGGTATTCCAACTGATGACAAAGTGGTTCGCCAAAAAAAAGCAAGGTTGTTTTTTGATGAAGTAGATGGTGACAGACGAATGAATATCACacaagataattttaaaataaaagtatttttaccaGTTGTtgacacaataatatgtcaacTTAAAGATCGATTTAAAGGTTTACATAACGTTtgtagtattttcaattttttgaaaccTCAAACACTTTTAGGACCAGATGAAATTACTATTAAAGGATCATATGACTTTATTCAAATGTATCAATCAGATATAAGTTCTGATTTAACAAGTCAACTGCTATCAatcaaagaaattataaaaaataaaaatttgaatagtatCCAAGCACTGGCCTCATTTATTCTCGAAAACGACTTTGCTACAAGTTACTCTGATGTATTAGGagcatgtataatttatttgacattGCCAGTAACGGTTGCAACAGCAGAAAGGtctttttcaaaacttaaaataataaaaagctaTTTAAGGAATTCAACTGGACAAGAACGACTGTccaatatttcagttttaaatatcGAACAGCGTCGTACAAAAGAAATTGATATggacaaaatattaacaaatttttcaaatatgaaagcaagaaaaatgaaatttgattaagtatgaattaatatattgttaagtttattaaaattatttaaatatataacataaaatatataaatacagatatCATTTCCACAGAAACATAGAATAcaatagttttacaaaataataatcatttatcataccttttaattttatcaaaaaaaaaaatttctagcagcattttatattattatgtaccctcTATAGTTGTAGGGcccgaaatttaattttgcccTGGGGCCCTAAATTACTAAGTTGCGGCACTGCGTGCGGCCCGTTCAGCGTATACTTATGCGTGATACTTGCACACCGACCGACCTGTATATTTGTGTGTGTCAGGTATAGGCGTATAGCGTCTCAGGACTCAGGAGAAGTGAACGGGTTCGCCTATCAAAACTCCGAGTGTTAGTATGCGGTGGATGTGtaggtgtgtatatgtgtgtgtgtgtgtgtgtgtgtgtaggtgtgtatatgtgtgtgtgtgtgtgtgtgtgtgtgtgtgtgtgtgtgtgtacttaTAAACTAAGataaataggtaactaaaataATGGTACTAAATAATGCACtagatgaaatataataattagcaaaaaatgtatcaacataataataatatagtaccccTCTGGCACGACAAAtacttgtatataattttagccCTTTTGgctcaacaaatattatagtataataatgtataataaaaactcaCAATTTAGACGGAGCACGGCTGGCCGCCAGccagtggcgtatacataacttttgtatgggggggggatcagttgcaaacaaattattatggaacaaaaatacctaaacctaggtatgtgcacatttaaatacctaataaatgataaaacatatatatattcaatacattttattttaaattctacaagtagttatatgtagttatgacttgttcgtacaactgacataatatttgtggttgatttttgtttttagataataatatttattatttaagctatttttagctatttttatatttctttttctaatgtataggaaaatgtattattatacgcacggacatgcgggcgtcgtctccgccgcgttgatatcggtgacggtggcgactggcgacggcccgtggctggtctgccacatattattatcttataataatttattatacttgtatatataatatacatattatcaaatatcacataatacgattatatgaatatgaaataaatatatgattactgattaatattaagtaaattatttttaattaattgttgaatgtgttaaaataaaaatttacaaaaaatccttgccaatttttttccttgtaatttccttacattaagtcattaagaacactattttataaaatttaaaaaaaggcctattggggggggatctgacccccacatcccccccttgtatacgcccctgCCGCCAGCTGCTCctatcctataataataataataaataacaataaaagctCGAGAACTGACAATAATACCAAATACAATCAGTGACGATTAGCGCACACTAACAATAATGAGAGAATGAACGGCGAATCGCGCCAGTATTTAACGAAATAACAATATGTAGGTAGCGATTTGAgcttacaaaataaatcataatataatataaatgcacgAATCGCgcttacaaatacaataataaatttgcgGCGATTACCGCCcttgatacaaaataataagtttaaatcGCTGGCTATTCGAGCCGGACAATaattcaaataacaaataagaaaataataataagttgcgATTGGTgcctttgaataataataataataatatgtccgcGGCGATTAGCGCGCACTGcttcaaaataacaataataggttattagttatttcttatTACTAAGTAATAATAAGTCTTATTAGGTTCACACTATACGACGACTCGTTAAGTGCCGATTAGCGCGCacagtataacaaattatataaaaaaacaatatacaactctggcgattcgcgcccaacaaataacagaaatataaaaaaccgAAGCGGCGATTTGCGTGTTTAAATTTGCATAAAGGCGGCAGCGGCTGATAACTGTGCGGgcgtaatatacaattatataatacacaacagaaaaagttacaaaaataagACATACAATAACGAatatgtgtttgtgtgtgtatgtgtgtcgGTCGGTGGAATATACTGCGAGTACGTATAATGACATGCGAGTGGCGCTTAGGTTAGGTTCGGCGGTGACGACCGCGGTGGCgcgaacagtatattattaagaaaaatgcAGCGACCTAGTGGCAACGTTAGCCGattatgttctttttaaaaactatgtttAATTCAGAGGCCTACCCAAGGTAGTTTTCCACAACAAATCGGGGaatgttttcgattttttgtCCGATCGATATTTaattctaagtattttttttaaaaaaaattcgcgttatacaaaaaaaatgtagtttttgaagtttttcatcaataactCCAAAACGAAGTTTgtccggttaggttaggagaaaatcgattttggttttttgtgtaactctaaaacaaatgaccgtagggacatgaaattttgactgaatgtttataattgcatttcctatacaccataacattttccaaatattttgacttattttgagctgtttacggacattgtcaatttccatattttttagtttttttttctataaatatcaataaaattttatcttttgagtaaaaaaaattgaaaatttaatagaaggctcctaggttattgtttcaaaggcagatgaaaaaaattaaaaatccttagtcacagtttttatttataagcatttaaagttcaaattttgaaaacatttatcaaatttataatttattaattattttgtagttaaaaatgtataaaatgtttaacttttatggctaaggattgaaaatttaaaacaaggctccacgtaaataggttatatataaattacttaattcacaataatatcatcaaatatacttatttcataggctcctatcataggctgactgaccgttttcgctcagaatcgtttttcttatacaatgatattatatcattgaattcaaatttaacaccatccattacagtgacccacttgtaacctactgtacagcagaacgacatccacttatccaccttttttgaatttaaattaaaaactgaaattattttagatctagttaataataataaatgtgttattgtataatatcatttagggataataaactaaaaaaaaatattttattatagggcCTACGATAGTGTTTGTTCAAGTCGCCGCATTTTTTCCTCGAATTGGTCTGCGTGACGGACGAGGAGTCTTCGAAAACTTTGCCCATATCTCTCGTCCGTCGCGCATTGTCCGTTATCACGGATGGTTTTGTTGTGGGATGTATCCGTGCGCGCGACAACGAGTCAGTCTGCCGTAAGCTGCTGTGGTTTCTGTTGTTTGTGTCGCGCGTCCCACAGCAGCTGTACGAAATCTCGTGCTATTCTTTCcattcggttaggttaggttcaggCTTAGTACCTTCCTATAATATTCCGAAGataagtttggaaaaaaataatcatatttataggatctataatatatttgataaaatgtagctttccatttttaaataatatactaacataaacgcagtgttgggaaggaacgcgttccttgaggaacgcgttcctggaacgcgttccttttataggaacgaagctcggaacgcgttccatttaaaatataggaacgaggaacgggaacgagttcctattttgaaggaacttgaacgaaaatttccgttcctcaaataatgaaaaaatgttaacacgttgagtgccacagtatattttatgaagcgcatatagtgtgtttccgcgccaaaactgagcagcgacgccgtcggtcgactacgtgtcgtgttccgggtcgtttccggttccgcgcgccaaattagttcttctcaaacaaaacaaaatgtcagtataaaaatattttttcaaataaattgaattaaaaaaaaaaaaacagattgttgtatcatactatgtcctatactcctatgggctataagcctataacctatagcatatctctatgtgtggtgtatcgtgtatagtacacactatacactgtatactatactactatagtaatatacatgtataatattatgcaattatgcaatatgaatgtatatatataaagtttcaagtctacgctatacaacttttgaattataacaaaaaaaatctaagacaaatcatttttgttaaaaatcggtgctcctagaaaggagtgagttaaccgatttcagtggtggtcaatggtgttttttgcgaaaaatttttaagtcagaaataatcggttaactctctcggttcgattatttctgacttaaaaattgttcgcaaaatacaccattgaccaccactcaaattgcaaaaaaaggaacatgaaggaacgggaacgcgttcctttttcaaaaggaacgggaacgcgttcttttttcgggacaggaaagaggaacgggaacgagttccttccttacagtaggaacgaggaacgggaacgagttcctttttaaaaggaactttCCCAACACTGCATAAACGTCaaaacaactaaaattaaagattaattttaagtgattttggagtataaattttaataataataaattttattctgAACATTTACCTAACACGTCGTTGAATTAGTTGCTGTCAtataatctaattaa
This genomic window from Metopolophium dirhodum isolate CAU chromosome 1, ASM1992520v1, whole genome shotgun sequence contains:
- the LOC132934937 gene encoding zinc finger MYM-type protein 1-like, whose translation is MSKYLSGSAKRKMRIKKDEEIKKLRGSLNMFVVKNNLDNAVDKCAKNVIIKTNKNTDVESSGTCDDTEPDIFDNQVDNFSTNLISKINENTDLESSVTCDDTEPDIFDKPGENENNEVESSDTCDVTESGIFDKPGLDLTNDYPTDRGHFKEFDTVKSDLKRSILLHGPCKPTNIEFPYSPDGKGILRRFSAQFYHKTTNTGLCIPRIWLCYSVILDCAYCEVCWLFADRQNRNFKINWILGINDWHHIGEKIGAHEISQQHIQATEVRVRWLKNETIDKHMEDKIIKEASFWRNVLIRLVKIILFLTAGNTALRGNENSKTKINNTEGNFIRTVRLMADFDPVLNNLLNNENNKIKYLSWKIQNELIHLLSSEVLNILANEVKRSKYYSIIVDSTQDITKIDQLSVILRYVVLNYETKSFEVKESFFGFFELENHGSKDYENLIYDVLKKYNLDIQNCRGQGYDGAAVMSGAYSGVQQRISSTVSNAHYVHCCAHNLNLVICDAAKSTQVATNFFTTLQTIFNFFSSSCPRWASLAFGDDTAKTIRLKVLKKVCPTRWEARHSSVSALKQRYIEVIKSLTYMSLSSSKVDEKHMAISIKKKIESFEFLLMLCLWERVLRPLHGISKLLQKQDIDLQKALDRLTDAYTCMQQLRNDYCSVVENASNLAIKWGIPTDDKVVRQKKARLFFDEVDGDRRMNITQDNFKIKVFLPVVDTIICQLKDRFKGLHNVCSIFNFLKPQTLLGPDEITIKGSYDFIQMYQSDISSDLTSQLLSIKEIIKNKNLNSIQALASFILENDFATSYSDVLGACIIYLTLPVTVATAERSFSKLKIIKSYLRNSTGQERLSNISVLNIEQRRTKEIDMDKILTNFSNMKARKMKFD